Part of the Lujinxingia vulgaris genome is shown below.
ACACCTTTGCGGGAGTCCCCCATGCCTGTTCGCGCTCTCTTTATCCTCTGCTCCACCGCGCTCGTCCTGATGCTCTCCGGCTGTCAGGAAAGCGAGCGGCTCCGCGACGTCAACGACTCCACCGGCCCCGGCGGGCTCGTCGGAAATAACTCCGGGGGCGACCGCGACACCGGCTCCGATGCCGGCGACGCAGGCGATGTGAGCGATGCGGGCGACACAGACGCCGACGCGCCGCAATTCTGTCAGCTGACCCCGCGCCCCGGCGCCAACCCCACCGTCGCCCCCTGCTGCTTCACCGACCAGGATTGCCAGAGCTCCAGCGCTCCAGGCGCCGAATACATGCGCTGCTACGCCAGCCTCTGCACCACCAACGGCGAAGGCGTCTGTCGCATCCCCCCGGCCCTCGACGCTGACTGCTGGGACGACTCCGACTGCGACGCCGACCAGGAGTGCATCGACGCCTACGTGGGCACCTGCAACCAGCCCCTCAACGACGAATACACCGGCATCTGCCGCGAGCGCTGAAACGCACGAAGTTCGCATACATAGCCGCTCATCGGGCATATAAGCGCCGCGTCTTCAGACCTCTCCCCCGGCAGATTTACGCCTTAAAGCGGGTCCTGCTCGTCGCGAAGTTTACGATGGGTACGCACCCGCTTTCGCCCCGGCTCGCGTTTGGCCTTCTCTTTCGGAGACTTCGCCCGGGGCGGCTCCAACTTCTGCGCCGTGCTCGGCTTTTCATACCAGGCCACACCGGCCCGGTCGGCCCGATCCAGCTCCGCGATTACCTGCGCCCCCAGCAACAAGATCACCGACGCCACCTCCATCGAGAGCAGCACGATCACCACCGTGGCCAGCGAGCCGTAGATCATGTTCACAAGCGAGATGCTCGTGAAATACCACACCATAATATGGCGCACGATCTCCCAGAGTACCGACGCCGTCAGCCCCCCCACCAATGCTCGCCGAAACGAGATCTCCGGCAGGGGAAGCACCCGGTAAATCGCCGCAAAAAGCAGCGTCAGCCCCACCACTCCCGACAGATAAAGCGCCACGCTGGTGGCCGTATCCATGCTCAGCTGCCACCCCAGCCAGGGCACCTCATAGGCCGCCCGGGGGATCGCGTCGAGCGCGGCGGTAAACGCCGTCAACGCCGTGATCGCCACCCCCATCACGCAGATAAACAGATAGGGCATCAGCACCGAGACCCACACCGAGCGCTTCACCGGCTCCTCGGGCTGATCGAAGATCACGTTGAGCGCATTCTCCAGCACCCGAAACGCGATCGAGCTGAAAAAGAGCAACACCAGCAAGCCCACCACCCCGATGAGCTCCTTCTGCTGCAGAAAGCCCTGGAGCGCGCGCACCAGAGACTCGCTCTGCCCCGGAGCGATCAGGCTCAGCTCCACCTGGATCGTCGAGAGCAGCAACGCCTCATCGACAAAGGTCGAGAAGAAGACCGCGATCAACGCAAAGAGCGGAATCACCGAGAGCAGGGTGTTGTAGGAGACCGCCCCGGCCAGAATCAGCCCGTTCTTCTCCCCGAAAAATCGCAGCAGTACGCGCAGCGCAAAGCGCAGCGTATGTCCGGGCACCCCCGGGAGCCCTCGAATCCAGCTGGTGATCTTCGCGTTCAGAACGTGTCCTTCGCCTGATCTCGTCGTGCTCAGCCAGCCTCACATCGAGCGGGCCTGTCTGCTGCCGGCCGCCGCGTCATGCTGACCCCTGGCATGTTTGCCTTCCCCGCGCCGACGACGCAAGGCGCATTCACCCGGGTCCGGCCCCTCCCCCGCCGCCCCACAGGAGAACTTCGCCCGAAGCCCTCGCGCACCTCGCAGACCAGGCTGCACGTCCAGGCCTGCCCGCTGGCGAAGAGAAACAACCCCGCATCGGCCATGGAATACCACTTCCACATCAACCACTTACATCACCACCCCATCCAAACACCTGCCCCTCACCGCCGCATCTCCCCATGCGCCCGGGGCACAATGTCCCACCAGGAGTTGCCGCGCGCTCGCGCCCTGTGCTACCTTCTTCGTATGACGTAACGCATTCGCTTCTGGCGCCTTTGCCTGATGCCCGCTGCCTCCCTGGCTGCGCGGCCACGAGGTTTATGATGTACGGCTATACGCTCAAGACGCTCGAACGCCACGTGCTCAGCCCGGCGCGCCGCCTTTTCGTCTACGATCAGATGAAAGCCGTCGCCGCCGAGCATCAGCTCACCTCGCTCTGCCACCGCATTGACGAGGCCCACCGCCTCGACACCCTCAATGTCGAGCGCGCCACGCGCTGGCGCCAGTGGAGTCGCATGGAGCGCACCCACCCGGGCATCGTCTTCGCAGCCACCACCGCCGACGAGCTACGCGAGAGCGCCGCCCGCGGCCAGCAAGAGCTGCTCAGCCTGATCTACTTCATCGTGCACAGCGCCGCCTTCGATCATGGCGAGCTGCGCGATCGTCTGCTCGAGCCCCTCCATCAGCATATCCGCCGCCTGGAGCATTACGCCGATCGGGCCACCGATCAGGCCGCCTGCGTCGAGTCCCCCACCTCGCGCTCCGCCGACGAGCTCCCGACCCGCACCCGCGATCACGCCTTCGTCGACAGCCCCCCCTCCTCCATCCACTGAGTCACCCGGCAGGCACCGCAGCCCCCCCGACCCTCAAGCCGCCTCCGGACCGCTATCGCTCCGCAGGCGGCTTTGTCTATTCTGCGCCCGACCCCCCCCCTGCCTTTTCGGTTGCACAAAGTTCAAAGGTTCTTAAACTTCGCACGATTGTTTACGCGGACTTAAACCGCAACGCGAAGTGAACACCATGTCTCAGACCGCCGCAAAGCCCCTCGCCAGCGACTTCCTCTCGCGCTTTGAGCGCCAGCTCCATCTGGCCTTCGAAGATCCTCGCCATGCAGGCAAACAACCCGAGGTGCTGCTGGAGGCCTGCCGCCACGTCTCCTTTGCCGGCGGCAAACGCATGCGCCCGCTGCTCGTCGATCATTTCGGCGCCGCGCTTGATCTTCCCGAAGATGCCCGCATCCGCCTGGCGATCACCGCCGAACTCATCCACACCGCCAGCCTCCTGCACGACGATGTCGTCGACGAGGGCACCACCCGCCGCGGCAAACCCACCGCCAACGCCCGCTGGAACAACTCCGTGGCCGTGCTCGGCGGCGACCTCATGCTCTGCATCGCGCTGGAGCAGCTCGAAGACTACCCCCGCGAGGTCACCTTTGAGGCGGTGACGCTCGTGGCCGAGATGACCCGCGCGGCCATGCGCGAGGTCGACGCTCGCCAGGACTCCACCTGGACTCTCCCGGAGTGGGAGGCCATCGCCCACGGCAAGACCGGCGCGCTTCTGGCCTTCTGCGGCACCGCCTCGGCCCGCGTCGCCGGCCGCACCGAGCTCATCGAGCGCCTCGGCCAGTGCGGACACCACCTGGGTCTGGCCTTCCAGATCACCGACGATCTCATCGACGTGGTCGGCCACCCCATCGACATCGGCAAAGATCGCCTGGCCGATCTGCGCAACAAAAATCCCTCCTTCCCCATCGCCCTTGCCCGCTCCTCCAACGAAGATTTCCGCCGCGCCCTTGACGAACTCTGGCAACGCGATGACTTATCAGAGGACGACGTGCAACGATTCGGCGCCTGGATCGTTGAGCTGGGCTGCGCAGACAAGACCCTGGCCACCGTCGAGGATCACCTCGACCGCGCCATGGACGCCTTAGGTCCCTTTGCCCACGGCCCCGGCGGCGAACATATCGCCGAGTGGGCCGCCCAGCTCCGCGCCCAGGCGCGCTGGAGTCTGGAGAGCCAATGAAGGGCTACAACTACCGCACCACCGATAACGACCCCACCACCACCCTGCCCCTGTGGGAAGCGCTGGTGACCGACGCCGTCGGCGACGTCATCGAGTTCTGGGGCTTTAAGCGCAACCACGGCCGAGTCTGGGCGCTCCTCTACCTGCGCCGCCAGCCCATGAGCTCCTCCGAGATTCAGGAGGCCCTCGACCTCTCCAAAGGCGCCGTCTCCATGATCACCCGCGATCTGGAGGTCTGGAACGTGGTCAGCCGCGTGCGCCACGCCACAAGCTCCGCCTGGCATTTTGTGGCCGAGGTGGAGTTTATGCAGATGATCGGCCAGGTGCTCGAACAACGCGAAGGCCAGCTCATCTCGCGGGTCGCCACCGATCTCAAAGACGCCGGTCGCCTGGCCTCCGAACACGAAGACATGGACCCGGAGACCCTCGAACGCATCGAGCGCATGCGCAGGCTCGCCGGCATGATGCAGCAGGCACTCGAGATCTTCACCCGCACCGCCCAGCTCGACGTGAGCAAAACACGCGATCTTCTCTAAGCATCGCCAAACGCCGCTCACGCACGCCCTCCCCGCTCGCCAGTCGCCAGGTGGGACTTACCCTCCCCTCACGCCACTTCGCCGCGCGTGAGGTGCATCGCCGGTGCTCCCCGGCCAACCCGCGGCTCAAGGCTGGCGCGCCGCCCGGGCGATGCGCTATGACGTCTCGGGAAGGAATGCACGCTGCACGCGCGTTGTAAGCCACTCTAGGCGCTCTGCGCCCCCGGGGCCGGCTGCCCCACGCCCTGTGACCCAACGTTTGCCCTCTGTGACGAGCACTCATGGCCACCGATCTGAACACCGACGCCCTCCACAACCCCCTCGATGACGAGCTCGCCGCCGTCGAAGAGTTAGCCCGGGCCCGCGACGCCATCGTCGCCCAGGTGCGAAAGCGCATCTTCGGTCAGGACGAGCTCATTGAGCACCTGCTCATCGCCATCTTCGCCCGCGGCCACTGCCTGCTTATGGGCGTCCCCGGACTGGCCAAGACCTACCTCATCGCCACCCTCTCCCAGGTGCTCGATCTGAACTTCAACCGCATCCAGTTCACCCCCGACCTGATGCCCGCCGACATCACCGGCACCGACATCCTGGAAGAAGATCCCACCACCGGAAAACGCCACTTCAAGTTCATTGAGGGCCCGGTCTTTACCAACCTCTTGCTCGCGGACGAGATCAACCGTACCCCGCCCAAGACCCAGGCCGCGCTCCTGCAGTCGATGGCCGAGTACCGCGTCTCGGCCGGCGGAACGACCTACGAGCTCGCTCTTCCCTTCCTGGTCTTCGCCACCCAGAACCC
Proteins encoded:
- a CDS encoding GbsR/MarR family transcriptional regulator, whose product is MKGYNYRTTDNDPTTTLPLWEALVTDAVGDVIEFWGFKRNHGRVWALLYLRRQPMSSSEIQEALDLSKGAVSMITRDLEVWNVVSRVRHATSSAWHFVAEVEFMQMIGQVLEQREGQLISRVATDLKDAGRLASEHEDMDPETLERIERMRRLAGMMQQALEIFTRTAQLDVSKTRDLL
- a CDS encoding AAA family ATPase → MATDLNTDALHNPLDDELAAVEELARARDAIVAQVRKRIFGQDELIEHLLIAIFARGHCLLMGVPGLAKTYLIATLSQVLDLNFNRIQFTPDLMPADITGTDILEEDPTTGKRHFKFIEGPVFTNLLLADEINRTPPKTQAALLQSMAEYRVSAGGTTYELALPFLVFATQNPIEQEGTYPLPEAQLDRFMFHLQVDYPDLEDELAIVKNTTTSHRPEIEKILDAATILRLQELVLKVPVSDEVVAHAVNLIRKTRPADPSAPDVVKRFVSFGAGPRAGQAIILAGKARALLDGRLTVSTEDIDYLAPSILRHRLLTNFQAEAQGLDPQAIIERLIAG
- a CDS encoding polyprenyl synthetase family protein: MSQTAAKPLASDFLSRFERQLHLAFEDPRHAGKQPEVLLEACRHVSFAGGKRMRPLLVDHFGAALDLPEDARIRLAITAELIHTASLLHDDVVDEGTTRRGKPTANARWNNSVAVLGGDLMLCIALEQLEDYPREVTFEAVTLVAEMTRAAMREVDARQDSTWTLPEWEAIAHGKTGALLAFCGTASARVAGRTELIERLGQCGHHLGLAFQITDDLIDVVGHPIDIGKDRLADLRNKNPSFPIALARSSNEDFRRALDELWQRDDLSEDDVQRFGAWIVELGCADKTLATVEDHLDRAMDALGPFAHGPGGEHIAEWAAQLRAQARWSLESQ
- a CDS encoding YihY/virulence factor BrkB family protein; the protein is MPGHTLRFALRVLLRFFGEKNGLILAGAVSYNTLLSVIPLFALIAVFFSTFVDEALLLSTIQVELSLIAPGQSESLVRALQGFLQQKELIGVVGLLVLLFFSSIAFRVLENALNVIFDQPEEPVKRSVWVSVLMPYLFICVMGVAITALTAFTAALDAIPRAAYEVPWLGWQLSMDTATSVALYLSGVVGLTLLFAAIYRVLPLPEISFRRALVGGLTASVLWEIVRHIMVWYFTSISLVNMIYGSLATVVIVLLSMEVASVILLLGAQVIAELDRADRAGVAWYEKPSTAQKLEPPRAKSPKEKAKREPGRKRVRTHRKLRDEQDPL